A stretch of Rhinopithecus roxellana isolate Shanxi Qingling chromosome 12, ASM756505v1, whole genome shotgun sequence DNA encodes these proteins:
- the CRX gene encoding cone-rod homeobox protein isoform X1 — MMAYMNPGPHYSVNALALSGPSVDLMHQAVPYPSPPVAPDPPRRQRQERTVYTQSQQEVLESYFQNDQYPNYDKRLNLAKTLDLKEHQLQVWFKNRRAKLARERRLQQQPQRVPGRRGRGARAAPLVPAGFASVPGGPEFPQGRGSWISPQPGPWGVLPAAEPTTYSLHQTWGGPGCGAQEGLLAAQGPGPGPIPAPIPGPAQIPGPIPGPIPGPAQIPGPMSGPLSGSMLDPGSSPGPFPAPISGPGPIPDPVLGKALMPGSGSLPAPAPAPDAVWPQSPYASNLLPETQLFPDFTELLPPVDLFEESSLFTTTSQYEEKDGSVDENHSVLGSLLDL; from the exons GCCCTCCCGTGGCCCCGGACCCTCCAAGGAGACAGCGGCAGGAGCGCACGGTCTACACTCAAAGCCAGCAGGAAGTGCTAGAAAGTTACTTTCAGAACGACCAGTACCCGAACTATGACAAGCGACTGAATCTGGCGAAGACACTCGATCTCAAGGAGCACCAACTGCAG GTGTGGTTCAAGAATCGCCGCGCCAAACTAGCTCGGGAGCGACGGCTCCAGCAACAGCCCCAGCGCGTCCCTGGGCGGAGAGGCCGAGGAGCCCGCGCTGCACCCCTAGTCCCTGCAGGCTTCGCCTCTGTCCCTGGGGGTCCTGAGTTCCCGCAGGGCCGGGGTTCCTGGATCTCCCCTCAGCCGGGCCCCTGGGGAGTCCTCCCAGCAGCAGAACCCACGACCTACAGCCTCCACCAGACCTGGGGTGGCCCTGGGTGTGGAGCACAGGAGGGCCTCCTGGCTGCCCAGGGTCCAGGCCCTGGCCCAATCCCAGCTCCCATCCCAGGCCCAGCCCAGATCCCAGGCCCTATCCCAGGCCCTATCCCAGGCCCGGCCCAGATCCCAGGCCCAATGTCAGGCCCACTCTCAGGCTCAATGTTAGATCCAGGCTCGAGCCCAGGTCCATTCCCCGCCCCCATCTCAGGCCCAGGTCCAATCCCAGACCCAGTCCTAGGCAAAGCCCTGATGCCAGGTTCAGGAtcactcccagccccagccccagccccagacGCCGTGTGGCCTCAGAGCCCCTATGCCTCCAACTTGTTGCCAGAAACCCAGTTATTCCCTGACTTCACGGAGCTGCTCCCGCCCGTAGACCTGTTCGAGGAATCCTCACTCTTTACCACGACATCTCAGTACGAAGAGAAGGATGGCTCCGTGGACGAAAATCACTCAGTCCTTGGGTCGTTACTGGATTTATAG